In one window of Branchiostoma floridae strain S238N-H82 chromosome 14, Bfl_VNyyK, whole genome shotgun sequence DNA:
- the LOC118431102 gene encoding uncharacterized protein LOC118431102 isoform X2 — translation MRLALFNGVMSFNLLSRVLVLYVTAQTFFKTGFASVPGLLLSESREHYRLRRETGPLSFKERPSNKTLRPGETVLIGCSAQNGNISRQNWYREDELLTPPFSGSIFVLPNHDLLVVGTEGNMGKYTCVLERGEETISADVWITLETVIAFLDKPSNATVLFGESHIFLCSAEGAVDISWTKDDQPNDTIIDGDRVLQHRGDLVFTAVSLTDSGRYTCTARSGEGDRSIQAHAVLNVDIDVNNVCGRPFHAHGPDGFVVGGTEADRGAFPWQAMLWDIRPARNRFFCSGSLLNGRWVMTAAHCIRESRVRKDEFIVRLGRHTTTRGVFEQTESSHMVEEIIVHPNFNGETYESDIALLKLSGPEVTFTEHILPICLPEVLDARRLVRSGQIGTVTGWGAMEDGGPYSTTLMRVSLPVVSLQRCRRAHPQFAEDISQNMFCAGRASGGRDTCKGDSGGPFASYDNGRWVLLGIVSWGDGCVLQGKYGVYTRVHRFREWIVTHIENPDPEEDGGNNSTIPCNSASCQNNAQCILADDREDGYYCNCPSGFEGRYCETNIPVQSAGGLEDGESRVTTLAPEVNTTTAQTDPCDSNPCQHGGECFSNDAGYRCFCPGDWHGDNCEKRKPCFVNPCQNDGICEENGDDYTCSCPEGWKGETCEIEITCPRGDVFYPTRGRFEMTNGNRYESRLTYICDQGYQNTGTEQLVCGDDGKWQAREGGHVTPPRCVETCGLSTFNYHPGSDCLGSDITAHFGVSLEFCADACCADPTCLSFQYNIASFCALKYKHCSEKVKSGWLFGDMYDRRVSDAN, via the exons ATGCGTTTGGCCCTATTTAATGGCGTCATGAGTTTTAATCTCCTTTCAAGAGTTCTTGTCCTTTACGTAACAGCACAGACCTTCTTCAAGACAGGATTTGCAAG TGTGCCTGGACTTCTTTTGAGCGAAAGTCGAGAACATTACAGACTGAGGAGGGAAACTGGAC CGTTGTCCTTCAAGGAAAGACCGTCCAATAAGACGCTGCGTCCTGGCGAGACTGTCCTGATTGGTTGTTCTGCACAAAATGGCAACATCTCCAGGCAAAACTGGTACAGGGAAGACGAACTCCTGACGCCGCCATTTTCTGGTTCGATTTTCGTTTTGCCAAACCAcgacctcctggtcgttgggaCCGAAGGCAACATGGGAAAATACACGTGTGTGTTGGAAAGGGGAGAAGAAACAATCTCCGCCGATGTTTGGATAACTTTAGAAACGG TGATAGCCTTTCTCGACAAGCCCAGCAACGCGACCGTGCTGTTTGGGGAAAGTCACATCTTCCTATGTTCTGCTGAGGGAGCAGTTGACATCTCCTGGACCAAAGACGACCAGCCGAACGACACGATCATCGACGGCGACCGAGTCCTACAGCATCGGGGCGACCTGGTGTTTACCGCCGTGAGCCTCACCGACAGCGGTCGGTACACCTGCACGGCAAGAAGTGGAGAAGGGGACAGGAGTATTCAGGCACATGCCgtcttgaacgtggacatcgaTGTTAACAACG TATGCGGGAGGCCGTTTCACGCCCATGGTCCGGACGGGTTTGTAGTAGGCGGGACGGAGGCGGACCGCGGAGCGTTCCCTTGGCAGGCCATGCTGTGGGACATACGACCGGCCAGGAACAG GTTTTTCTGTTCGGGGAGCCTGTTGAACGGTCGTTGGGTCATGACGGCTGCGCACTGCATCCGCGAATCAAGGGTCAGGAAGGACGAATTCATCGTCCGACTAGGAAGGCACACAACAACCAGGGGTGTCTTCGAACAAACGGAAAG TTCCCACATGGTGGAAGAAATAATCGTCCATCCAAACTTCAATGGAGAAACGTACGAGTCGGACATCGCTCTGTTGAAGCTGTCTGGACCGGAAGTGACGTTTACAGAACACATACTTCCCATCTGCCTTCCGGAAGTCCTGGACGCCAGGAGACTCGTCCGCTCGGGACAGATCGGGACCGTGACCGGCTGGGGAGCGATGGAAGATGGAGGACCTTATTCAACAACTCTTATGAGG gTGAGCCTTCCGGTAGTGTCCCTACAGCGGTGCCGGCGAGCGCACCCCCAGTTCGCCGAGGACATCAGCCAGAACATGTTCTGTGCAGGTCGTGCATCGGGAGGCAGGGACACGTGCAAGGGAGACAGCGGAGGACCTTTCGCCTCTTATGACAATGGAAG GTGGGTGCTTCTGGGTATTGTCAGCTGGGGTGACGGCTGTGTGCTGCAGGGGAAGTACGGAGTCTACACACGTGTTCACCGCTTCCGGGAATGGATTGTAACTCACATAGAGAACCCAG ACCCAGAAGAAGATGGTGGCAACAACAGCACGATCCCGTGTAACAGCGCCTCCTGTCAGAACAATGCGCAGTGCATCCTAGCCGATGATAGAGAGGATGGATATTACTGTAACTGCCCCTCTGGGTTTGAAGGAAGATACTGTGAAACTA ATATCCCAGTACAGTCTGCAGGCGGACTGGAAGATGGGGAGAGTAGAGTGACTACGCTTGCCCCTGAAGTCAACACCACTACCGCCCAGACCGACCCGTGCGACTCTaacccatgtcaacatggcGGGGAGTGCTTCAGTAACGACGCGGGCTATCGGTGCTTCTGTCCAGGGGACTGGCATGGAGACAACTGCGAGAAAA GAAAGCCGTGCTTCGTGAATCCATGTCAGAATGATGGAATATGCGAGGAAAATGGCGACGACTACACCTGCTCCTGCCCCGAAGGATGGAAGGGTGAAACCTGCGAAATCG AGATCACATGTCCGCGGGGAGATGTGTTTTACCCTACTCGCGGGAGGTTTGAGATGACCAACGGCAACAGGTACGAGTCTCGTCTCACCTACATCTGTGACCAAGGTTACCAGAACACCGGGACCGAACAGCTCGTCTGCGGAGACGACGGCAAGTGGCAGGCGAGAGAAGGGGGGCATGTAACGCCACCTAGATGCGTGG AGACGTGTGGATTGTCGACGTTTAACTACCACCCTGGAAGTGATTGTTTGGGATCGGACATAACTGCACACTTCGGCGTCTCTCTCGAGTTCTGTGCAGACGCTTGCTGTGCAGATCCGACATGCCTGTCATTCCAGTACAACATCGCGTCTTTTTGTGCCTTGAAATACAAGCACTGCTCGGAAAAGGTGAAATCGGGCTGGTTGTTTGGAGACATGTACGACCGGCGCGTCTCAG ACGCAAACTGA
- the LOC118431102 gene encoding uncharacterized protein LOC118431102 isoform X1, whose protein sequence is MRLALFNGVMSFNLLSRVLVLYVTAQTFFKTGFASVPGLLLSESREHYRLRRETGPLSFKERPSNKTLRPGETVLIGCSAQNGNISRQNWYREDELLTPPFSGSIFVLPNHDLLVVGTEGNMGKYTCVLERGEETISADVWITLETVIAFLDKPSNATVLFGESHIFLCSAEGAVDISWTKDDQPNDTIIDGDRVLQHRGDLVFTAVSLTDSGRYTCTARSGEGDRSIQAHAVLNVDIDVNNVCGRPFHAHGPDGFVVGGTEADRGAFPWQAMLWDIRPARNRFFCSGSLLNGRWVMTAAHCIRESRVRKDEFIVRLGRHTTTRGVFEQTESSHMVEEIIVHPNFNGETYESDIALLKLSGPEVTFTEHILPICLPEVLDARRLVRSGQIGTVTGWGAMEDGGPYSTTLMRVSLPVVSLQRCRRAHPQFAEDISQNMFCAGRASGGRDTCKGDSGGPFASYDNGRWVLLGIVSWGDGCVLQGKYGVYTRVHRFREWIVTHIENPADPEEDGGNNSTIPCNSASCQNNAQCILADDREDGYYCNCPSGFEGRYCETNIPVQSAGGLEDGESRVTTLAPEVNTTTAQTDPCDSNPCQHGGECFSNDAGYRCFCPGDWHGDNCEKRKPCFVNPCQNDGICEENGDDYTCSCPEGWKGETCEIEITCPRGDVFYPTRGRFEMTNGNRYESRLTYICDQGYQNTGTEQLVCGDDGKWQAREGGHVTPPRCVETCGLSTFNYHPGSDCLGSDITAHFGVSLEFCADACCADPTCLSFQYNIASFCALKYKHCSEKVKSGWLFGDMYDRRVSDAN, encoded by the exons ATGCGTTTGGCCCTATTTAATGGCGTCATGAGTTTTAATCTCCTTTCAAGAGTTCTTGTCCTTTACGTAACAGCACAGACCTTCTTCAAGACAGGATTTGCAAG TGTGCCTGGACTTCTTTTGAGCGAAAGTCGAGAACATTACAGACTGAGGAGGGAAACTGGAC CGTTGTCCTTCAAGGAAAGACCGTCCAATAAGACGCTGCGTCCTGGCGAGACTGTCCTGATTGGTTGTTCTGCACAAAATGGCAACATCTCCAGGCAAAACTGGTACAGGGAAGACGAACTCCTGACGCCGCCATTTTCTGGTTCGATTTTCGTTTTGCCAAACCAcgacctcctggtcgttgggaCCGAAGGCAACATGGGAAAATACACGTGTGTGTTGGAAAGGGGAGAAGAAACAATCTCCGCCGATGTTTGGATAACTTTAGAAACGG TGATAGCCTTTCTCGACAAGCCCAGCAACGCGACCGTGCTGTTTGGGGAAAGTCACATCTTCCTATGTTCTGCTGAGGGAGCAGTTGACATCTCCTGGACCAAAGACGACCAGCCGAACGACACGATCATCGACGGCGACCGAGTCCTACAGCATCGGGGCGACCTGGTGTTTACCGCCGTGAGCCTCACCGACAGCGGTCGGTACACCTGCACGGCAAGAAGTGGAGAAGGGGACAGGAGTATTCAGGCACATGCCgtcttgaacgtggacatcgaTGTTAACAACG TATGCGGGAGGCCGTTTCACGCCCATGGTCCGGACGGGTTTGTAGTAGGCGGGACGGAGGCGGACCGCGGAGCGTTCCCTTGGCAGGCCATGCTGTGGGACATACGACCGGCCAGGAACAG GTTTTTCTGTTCGGGGAGCCTGTTGAACGGTCGTTGGGTCATGACGGCTGCGCACTGCATCCGCGAATCAAGGGTCAGGAAGGACGAATTCATCGTCCGACTAGGAAGGCACACAACAACCAGGGGTGTCTTCGAACAAACGGAAAG TTCCCACATGGTGGAAGAAATAATCGTCCATCCAAACTTCAATGGAGAAACGTACGAGTCGGACATCGCTCTGTTGAAGCTGTCTGGACCGGAAGTGACGTTTACAGAACACATACTTCCCATCTGCCTTCCGGAAGTCCTGGACGCCAGGAGACTCGTCCGCTCGGGACAGATCGGGACCGTGACCGGCTGGGGAGCGATGGAAGATGGAGGACCTTATTCAACAACTCTTATGAGG gTGAGCCTTCCGGTAGTGTCCCTACAGCGGTGCCGGCGAGCGCACCCCCAGTTCGCCGAGGACATCAGCCAGAACATGTTCTGTGCAGGTCGTGCATCGGGAGGCAGGGACACGTGCAAGGGAGACAGCGGAGGACCTTTCGCCTCTTATGACAATGGAAG GTGGGTGCTTCTGGGTATTGTCAGCTGGGGTGACGGCTGTGTGCTGCAGGGGAAGTACGGAGTCTACACACGTGTTCACCGCTTCCGGGAATGGATTGTAACTCACATAGAGAACCCAG CAGACCCAGAAGAAGATGGTGGCAACAACAGCACGATCCCGTGTAACAGCGCCTCCTGTCAGAACAATGCGCAGTGCATCCTAGCCGATGATAGAGAGGATGGATATTACTGTAACTGCCCCTCTGGGTTTGAAGGAAGATACTGTGAAACTA ATATCCCAGTACAGTCTGCAGGCGGACTGGAAGATGGGGAGAGTAGAGTGACTACGCTTGCCCCTGAAGTCAACACCACTACCGCCCAGACCGACCCGTGCGACTCTaacccatgtcaacatggcGGGGAGTGCTTCAGTAACGACGCGGGCTATCGGTGCTTCTGTCCAGGGGACTGGCATGGAGACAACTGCGAGAAAA GAAAGCCGTGCTTCGTGAATCCATGTCAGAATGATGGAATATGCGAGGAAAATGGCGACGACTACACCTGCTCCTGCCCCGAAGGATGGAAGGGTGAAACCTGCGAAATCG AGATCACATGTCCGCGGGGAGATGTGTTTTACCCTACTCGCGGGAGGTTTGAGATGACCAACGGCAACAGGTACGAGTCTCGTCTCACCTACATCTGTGACCAAGGTTACCAGAACACCGGGACCGAACAGCTCGTCTGCGGAGACGACGGCAAGTGGCAGGCGAGAGAAGGGGGGCATGTAACGCCACCTAGATGCGTGG AGACGTGTGGATTGTCGACGTTTAACTACCACCCTGGAAGTGATTGTTTGGGATCGGACATAACTGCACACTTCGGCGTCTCTCTCGAGTTCTGTGCAGACGCTTGCTGTGCAGATCCGACATGCCTGTCATTCCAGTACAACATCGCGTCTTTTTGTGCCTTGAAATACAAGCACTGCTCGGAAAAGGTGAAATCGGGCTGGTTGTTTGGAGACATGTACGACCGGCGCGTCTCAG ACGCAAACTGA